The sequence TGTCTTTCTGGCCGCGATGTTATGCCTTCGCCCAAGGCCGTCAAATTCATTTTATCCGCGGCTAAACCCGCTGCCGGCTGGCGCCTGCCAATTATTGAGGATTGCTTTCCCGGGGGCGCGCATTGCATCCTAGCGCCCCGATGGCTGGTCCATACACATCCGCAACCGCAAGCGAAGCAATGACCCTCCCCGAAACGCCGGGGCAGGGGCGGCGGCGCCATTCCCATTATGCCTGATCCCAATCGCCGCCCTGAGGTTCCATCCCGCAATGACCCGCTGCCCATCTGGGAAATCCATGCCCAGGTGCTGGACACGTTGACGCGCGGCAACCGCCTGGTGCTCGTGGCCCCGACCGGCTCCGGCAAAACCACGCAGGTGCCGCAGATGCTGCTGGACGCCGGGCTGGCGGGCGGTGCGGACCGCAAGATCGTGGTGCTGCAACCGCGCCGGGTGGCTGCGCGCACCGTGGCGGCCCGCGTGGCGTGGGAGCGCGGCGTGAAGCTCGGCCAGGAGGTCGGCTACCAGGTGCGCTTCGACGACCAGACCGGCGTGGGGACGCGCATCTGCTTCATCACCGAGGGCATCCTGCTGCGCTGGCTCCAGGATGATCCCACGCTCGCGGATGTCGGCATCCTGCTGTTCGATGAATTTCACGAGCGCAATCTCCTGAGCGATGTGGCGCTGGCGCTGGCGCGCCAGATGCAGGAAACCACGCGCCCGGATTTGAAGCTCGCCGTCATGTCCGCCACGCTCGACGCCGAGCCCGTCGCGGCGTACCTGGACGATTGCCCCATCCTGATTTCCGAGGGCCAGAGCTGGCCGGTGGAGACGCGCTTCCTGGATCTGCTGGACGAGCGCCCGGTGTGCGATCAGGCGGCGGACGTCGTCGAGCGCATCGTCAACGCCGGGGAGCCGGGCGACATCCTGGTCTTCATGCCGGGCATGGGGGAAATCAACGCCACGATCCGCGCGATCGGTGCGGCCCGGCTGGATGAGCCGGTGGCGCTGCTGGCGCTGCACGGGGATTTGCCGCCGGAAGATCAGGACCTCGCGTTCGCCAGGCACCCGCGCCGCAAAGTCGTCGTCGCCACCAACGTCGCCGAAACCTCCGTGACCATTGACGGCATCCGGCACGTGGTGGACAGCGGGCAGGCGCGCGTGGCGCGGTACGATGCCGAGCGCGGCATCGGCACCCTGACCATCGAGCCGATCAGCCGCGCCTCCGCCGATCAGCGCAAGGGCCGGGCGGGGCGCACCGCCCCCGGCACCTGCCACCGGCTCTGGACCGAGAGCGGGCACCTGAACCGGCCGGACCGCAACACGCCGGAAATCCAGCGCAGCGACCTGGCGGAAGTCGTCCTGCTGCTCCACTCCCTGGGCATCCGGCGCGCCGTGGAATTCAACTGGCTGGACCGCCCCGATCCGCAGGCCGTGGAGCGGGCCGAGCAACTCTTGCTGGCGCTGGGCGCCCTGCAGACCGTCGCGGAAGCCGCCCCGGCGGGCCCGGCCGGTCCGCGCCGCTCGCCGCCCTCCACGCTCACGCCGCTGGGGCGGCGGATGCTGCGGCTGCCGATGCATCCGCGCTACTCGCGCATGCTGCTGGAGGCCGCCCAATACGATTGCGTGCCCATGGCCGCGCTGTGCGCCGCGCTCGTCAGCGGGCGCGATCTGCTCATGCGCCTGGGGCGGGATGACACCCACATCGCCGAGGCGCGCGAACTCTTCGAGGCCAGCGCCCTCTCCGATTTCTTCACGCTCATGCGCGCCTACCAGTTCGCCAAGAACCGCGGCTTCAACGTCGAGGCCTGCCGCCGCTACGGCATCCACGCGCAGACCGCCCGGCAGGTCGAGCAGACCTTCGACCAGATCCTCCAGATCGCCGAGCGGGAGAAACTCGTCGCCCGGCCCGCGCTCAAGGA is a genomic window of Verrucomicrobiota bacterium containing:
- a CDS encoding ATP-dependent helicase C-terminal domain-containing protein, whose amino-acid sequence is MPDPNRRPEVPSRNDPLPIWEIHAQVLDTLTRGNRLVLVAPTGSGKTTQVPQMLLDAGLAGGADRKIVVLQPRRVAARTVAARVAWERGVKLGQEVGYQVRFDDQTGVGTRICFITEGILLRWLQDDPTLADVGILLFDEFHERNLLSDVALALARQMQETTRPDLKLAVMSATLDAEPVAAYLDDCPILISEGQSWPVETRFLDLLDERPVCDQAADVVERIVNAGEPGDILVFMPGMGEINATIRAIGAARLDEPVALLALHGDLPPEDQDLAFARHPRRKVVVATNVAETSVTIDGIRHVVDSGQARVARYDAERGIGTLTIEPISRASADQRKGRAGRTAPGTCHRLWTESGHLNRPDRNTPEIQRSDLAEVVLLLHSLGIRRAVEFNWLDRPDPQAVERAEQLLLALGALQTVAEAAPAGPAGPRRSPPSTLTPLGRRMLRLPMHPRYSRMLLEAAQYDCVPMAALCAALVSGRDLLMRLGRDDTHIAEARELFEASALSDFFTLMRAYQFAKNRGFNVEACRRYGIHAQTARQVEQTFDQILQIAEREKLVARPALKDLDAPEPPEPPRAKSAPIPDEPLLRCLLAGFADQLCIRRDIGTLECDMTEGRTGTLMRESVVQNATLFVAASLREVSGRSSGPRTLLGLATVVKREWVQEMFPALVTARVEHLFDRTHRRVAAVKLIRFQDLVIHHEHQAEADPAAAGRCLAEAFAKGWYELPLLNHALKQFIARVNLVCTALPDLDFPPLDAAGLTACLARAFHGVTTVKEAQTLHLREAFQQHLAREQLAWLDELLPLTLAWPDDRAHKLLYTEGDPAEDEPPGVELQMKLHECFARKDHPCLGEGRVPVKLWLCTPDGKRLEATRDWPAFRANQYPKHRRALQQKYPGNTWV